From the Colias croceus chromosome 20, ilColCroc2.1 genome, the window TCACGTTtcacacaaatttcaaccttattcaaagttatatatattgaaaattaacgccctctgttgtAGAAAAGCCGATTTTTTtcgaatttgtatttttatgagcaaaaagaaacaaaacgtCTCATGAAACCTGAGGATGTTCTTCGAAAATAAGCCGTAAAACGGTGCCTTAGGGTACATAAtgctgtatttattttttaaagtttttttcacTAAAATGAAGCTGTCCAATAAAAGGCGTAGTTTACTTGTGTGTACTGTTTAGCtgtcggtttaaatgtgttgaTTTTGGCGACAGTGGTTTTCACTCTAAATATGACAATATAGCACTTCTAtagtgtcttgttatttagatttctatgactatAACGTAACCCTGCAAATATCCTAGTCTAAAAAGTAgttgtaaaaaattacaaaaacaatattttctattacttAGTACTTAAGTAGTAAAATTATTCTTAACTTAATGCTCGTATAAAATTGTTCATAACAATCTCtctattttgatttaaatatgaaaaatattatacaaattaaaataatgaactttaatattttattaaaaaatcacagACACATCCTTaactacaatataaataacaataattattcttcaTTACTTTGTAGCAcgctatttttttctttaatgacAAAAAAACTATTTCAAGTCTTAAATCACAAGCAAACTTATTTTAACGAACTTCAATGAGCAACAAACGTGTTCACAAACGTCGAGAGATGATGAcaaaattaatagaaaaacGAAATTCACAATTCTGTCTAAAAGCTATGCTAATAACATTCCTATTAACCCTTTATAacttactagctgcgctccgctgtttcacccgcgtagctccgctcctgttggtcttagcgtgatgatagcgTGATAGCTTATAGCCTCCCCCAATaattgggctatctaacacagatAGATAgagagattagcgcgttcaatcaAACGAATTGGCACTGAGTATTGATTATAcagctaataaataaataattataattaagcaTTTGGTTCATCTGTGACGTCATTTTTTCGTTTCGTTCGCAAATATCTGCGCGCTGTGCCGTTGATAATCAAGGCTGCGAAGGTGAAGATGATGCAGGCAATTCCAATGGTATACGGGAACCAGTCGCTGTGGAGCTGACATCTCTGGCCGGTATACCAGCTGCAGGTGTTGACtggaaagaaaaatattttatatcgtCATCATCTACTGCTATTTCTTGTTACTGCGAGGGTAAAGGTATCAGAAAAAagcgtgtgccgagcacacgactcagaagtgaaacttctttggcaagtttcaaagataccaaaatcgtcgcatTATTCCATgacgaccttgaaattttactgtcAACGCGCcgaaaaaagtttcacttcacaAAAGAGGATAGGAGGAAACAGGAGGAATATTTCTCGTAATACGTCATAAATTTAAGTTATCATTCatcatataggtaggtatatgtatattaattagaCCATCGCTTTTAAAATGCGAATAACACAcagacaaatattattttttattggcaCTACAAATATTAACATTCAAATCATACTTACGATCAATAGCATAAAAGACGTTATTTCCGACCACGAAAGTCATTACAGCGATGACAGACCACATCAGACCCATGGCGATGGATTTGTCTCGAGGGTCCACTGACCTCAAGATGGACATGCTATGAGCTTGGAAGGCCACGACTGAAAGAATAATCATATTTAactctatattataatgatggCCGATAAAGTAGATCTTGGGAagcataggtattatttattatataagtcGCTGAAAACAGTTATATTTGGGCAGATTGGATAGCTATTTGGTTCGACTGTAAATGATTATCTATTCTGACTtctatttttaagtttattgtaattaaagaAGCGCTCTGAAATCTGCGAACAGTATGTATTCTTTAACAGAAAAGTACCTGAAATGCCTGATTAAAATTCAATCAAAAATACTTTTCTGTCGCTTTATAGACAAACGTTTGGCACCCTATGCTACTTGATCAagaaatttcaaaatcaagaCTTTCAATCATAGAAACACACAAGCTTActtatctttaaataaaataagtaaataaaacttacGAGAAACAGTCAATATCAAGCTAAACAGCACTCCATGGAAATTAAATCCAATTTGACAGTTGTAGTCGCTGCAGGCGCCCGGAGTCGCGTGTCCAGTTGAGGCACAACTACAGTTTGTATACACCCTGTATGAAGAAAATTAACGTTTGTATACATTCTgtataaatcaaattaatgtttgtaTACATtctgtacaaataaaattaacgttTGTATACattctgtataaataaaattaacgttTGTATATGTACATTCTGTAtacttaaatgaaattaaaatacagcctgtataaaaaaaaataatgagaatAGATTAACATACAGATTCTTAACGTATTTCTTAAGAATCGTCAGATATAGACAGATATTAGATAATACGTAATTAATCACGTGTAAATTTATAGAATATTGATTtgaaagatattttattatatctaaaaataaaatatgatttcttTTAGAAATTAGattaatatcattaatttGAACGAAAGTAAAGGTGCGTATCACGTGCGATaattagataatttttttatatataaaattgggTTTGTCccaaaattaaatctaaattatcCGATATATATAAAGATTATTACTAATTAATCATGTAAATCTTTAtagaataatgaaaatgaaatgaaagatattttattatctctataaaaacatattaaataaaatttaatgtgtttcagaaattataattaattttagatggtaacaaaacaaaatattactatgCGATTATtaggaaaattatttttcacaatgTTGGGACACCTTTAACTGTAAACTATGTATATTGTCTTTTATGATTATGATTCGAAGAGAAACTTACTGCAAGTTATTGATGCTTTGAAGCCCTGTACAGCCAGCTTCACACGGCGACACATATGTCGTCATGGTATCAACCACACACACTGGTGAAAATTCCTTCCATCTTGGAACACatctgaaattattttaaaacctattaacatttatagaagaacttgaaattaataaaatgtaataaactagCATTGCACCCAAGGCTCTGTTTGCGTAAACATATATCAGCTGATTATTTACTCTCTATACAaatgttcattttcattttcattgatTGATTTCCATTTCATCAAACTTTTTGCGTCCATTATGTTTTAGTTtgtgtttgaaataaaaaaaagacgtgtggcactcggggactgtcgcggtaaagctattgcctagcatgccttcaagccacacctccgcccgtcggaacggggagcgtgaggttttttcgttacggaatttctcgattcggtccccgcgctcaaggcccgcaatagaagctatgcaatagcttaaaaaagaTATGTTCTGTGTTTACAACTGCTTGTCGAATTAAATTATAGTAGGAAAATACTAATTTGGGTAATTTCAATATCACCAAGTTCTAATAGTTAGTACGGATTGACCTGTGATATTTATGTAACAacagtagtagtagtagtaggtatgtatcatcactacatagtataaaacaaaggcgctttctctgtccctatgtccctttgtatgcttaaatctttaaaactacgcaacggattttgatgcggtttttttaatagataaagtgattcaagaggaaggttttagtatataatttattaggttttagacaaagcgggcgaagccgcgggcggtaaactAGTGATACTAATATAAACTTTGACTTACCCACAAGACAAGCTACACTGGGGATTAGCATAATCCTGACCATTTTCCAACCCAGCGACATGTCCCTTAGAACATGGCGggattgttataataaatacatataggAACATTGCAAAGAGCGTCATCTTGAAGGAGACAGCCAATGCCTTTGTCATGTCGAATTTTGGCCTTATCGGAGCTGATTGCTTTACTCCCATGTACTGAaagtaaatatgtaattgattatttataactgcGCGACCACACACTCGACGAGTGGTATGGGAAGTAACGAGGAAAGTAGGCAGAGACATAGTGTGGACACGTTACTCGTCATGCCACTCGTCGTGCTCATCGTCCTGCTCACTGCTCCCTATTTTCGGTATTTGCGCGCGAGTCAAAGGACCGGCAATACGAGTGCGAAATGAGGAGCGTCACGATTAATCGCGCGAGTAGAGTGTGGCCAGAGGGCAATGTCGCGGTGAATAACGACAGCGCGATGAGCAGAGCGATGAGCAGCACGAGGAGCATAGAGTGGCGGCGACATAagcaaatttaattaagagtGTTTTCAATCGATAGTTTAAACctaaaatttcatgaaaacaACTCTAGAATATAGGATAATAAAACCTAAAGAGGAGATTCAGTTTATTTCGTACAAAATATAAGTTAAAGTCTATTCACCTTATTTTacacttttcaatattattataccatTTTTCAGTATAATCTactgatcaaaattattttatttagaatatcTATACTGAAATACAAAAGATAAACTgctgaaaatgtaaaaatagtCATGATCACTTACCACAACTGCAAGGATCAAAACAATGTATCTAAAGAATTTGGTGTAGTCATTGATAATGTCTCCAGTTATTGGCaacatattgtaatttgtctgaaaaagaaaatacaatgtaacgaaatataaaattaaaaaataaataattttatgtctaCTACTATTTGCCTTAGAAATTTTGACGATTTGTTTCTGAtgtatcttaattttaatgtacttacttagtaaattttatttttttttcaatttcggTAAATTTGTTTCCTTAAAAAACTTTCATCTTTTACATGAAAAAATCAAAGATATGACGAAATTCAGATTGCAAAAGAgcatttcaaattaataactCTTACAGTCATTTAAGTGAACTTgtctgaaaaatattttacagaaatTACCTTAATAATTTCGTGTTCATAATAACCGAAGCCCCAGAGAGCAGCTGCTACCAACCCCATGGATATCATTTGTGACATAGCGACGAAGTTAACTAACACTCTCTTTAAGCTTCTAAAGTAACCTGAAAATAAGAataggtttaaaaataatatttgagaGGATCCATAaaggataaataatttaactgcggttaattaatttagaatGTTTGGTATTCTATCTATCTTTGTAATTCTACATTTTTCTGTGTTAAAATCAAAGAATTTCCTTCcttgattatatttttcattttattacatgTTTGATGtaacacacaaacacaaaatgtgtgcgtgtacttctttatgaccttatttttcaaaaaataaatttctatgtgcaactttacagaaatacgtcgaatcagaaatacgtcgacagtaaggataagaaaaagatggcgcgtaacggaaaaatgtcacgcgtaacgaaaaaatgttacactaaattttcttccaaccccgataatgaagtttcacttaaataaatattaaaatttaccaatacatattttattcatccaACATCTTAAAAATGTCAATAAACTAATTATTCACCTGATTAATTTccaaaattttcaaatattaacgttttacaatataatagttACCTCTATCATTCATCGGTACGACCTTCAAATCATCCGTGTCCTGTGTGACCTTAGGTAACTCAAAATACAGCCTCAAGGTATTAAAAAGCGTAAAACCAGATATAAGTCCCAAAGTGATGAACATCGTCTTATCTACGCCTTGTGATAATAAGTTATTGAATACCAGAGGTATTATCCTGGAAAATATGAGAATACCTGAAAATAATGGAaattataaagattattttatttataatactttatcataCACACAAGAAAGTACAGAGCAGAAaatgaacaattttataaaaaggcATCATTTGTACAACATGCATGGGCCCTTATTGCTTAACA encodes:
- the LOC123700906 gene encoding solute carrier organic anion transporter family member 1B2-like yields the protein MGIYGKAKAKVQSWHKMEIVPKDIRGLTMGNMINITVAECCLHRIILQDVKVGALPGYSLYLLMPVVAMMEALLAPLVAWLGYRTRRTTILMWSLGIMIITSLWLFLPSPTQFQETEFCNSTITNQDIEFTHLSLRTTFRLVITVGMAICFALTRVASWSHVVAYTDDIAPDRMSVHVGILIFSRIIPLVFNNLLSQGVDKTMFITLGLISGFTLFNTLRLYFELPKVTQDTDDLKVVPMNDRGYFRSLKRVLVNFVAMSQMISMGLVAAALWGFGYYEHEIIKTNYNMLPITGDIINDYTKFFRYIVLILAVVYMGVKQSAPIRPKFDMTKALAVSFKMTLFAMFLYVFIITIPPCSKGHVAGLENGQDYANPQCSLSCGCVPRWKEFSPVCVVDTMTTYVSPCEAGCTGLQSINNLQVYTNCSCASTGHATPGACSDYNCQIGFNFHGVLFSLILTVSLVAFQAHSMSILRSVDPRDKSIAMGLMWSVIAVMTFVVGNNVFYAIDLNTCSWYTGQRCQLHSDWFPYTIGIACIIFTFAALIINGTARRYLRTKRKNDVTDEPNA